CCGCGGCGACGTTCAGCCACATTCCAGCCGGCGCTCGTCTGCGTGGCTTTTTACCAAACGTGACAAACGTGATGTGGGAAAAAATGAGGCGATCCAAGTTCATTCAAATCCTATGAATCGgttgcaccccctccccccatccgCGGACGTGCTCCGCTGTTCGTCACAGCCGTTCATACCTTTGCATCCTCCGAGGAGGAGGCTGCGGAGCCCGTCTCTTCCTCCGGCGCCCCGTGGCTCAGCGTCCCGTCAGGGGACTCTGTCCGGCAGGTGGACGCGGCTGGATCCATGTCAGGCGTCACGTTGCTGTGATACATCACCGGGAACCcagtaaaaaaacacacgcGGCCGCACGCGAGTCCCGATCAAATGCAAATGCGCGTCAGCGTCCACGGGGCAGCGCGGCTCGGGGCTTCCTCCAGGTAGACACCTGGTAACTGGACGACTGGGACGCAAGCCCCTCCTTTTATGCTCTGCTACAATTTTATGAATGAACCAAGACTGTACCATcggcggggagggaggggggcgggcTGGCGGCCGCACGGGCCCACGTTCACAGGGAACGGAGCATCACTGTGACAGTCGTCCTCCTCCATTAACACGGGAAGCAAACACTGATGCCGGAGAAAACTTGATGTTTGGAGGGGGGGTGCAATCAGGTGATCACAGTAGGACAGCTTTTAAACGGCAAAAAGACGGATCATGCGCTAAAATATGGACGAGCGCTCTAACGTTGACGTTAATGCTGCTTTATTAGACCGTAGTAGAACACGGAGCCCGTCAGGATCCACCTCCATGATGGAGCGATGCCGGATTGTTTACTCGGGGAGGAGGCGGTGAGAAGGGGGCGGAGGAAACGTGTGACAGGAGGCACGGCGGCCTCGTCCTTCactcccacacagcagcagcaccgcagcACGTCCGCCCGAACCgaaccggaccggaccgggctGCATAAAACGGGCTCCGTGGGGTTTTAATGCCACGAGAGAGACGTGGGAGAGCAAAAGGTGCATGAAGCAGCTTTTGTCTGGAGAGCAGGGTGAAAAATGCTTCATGCTAAACCTGGAATGCACAAGAAAGAGGCTCTTACAAACAGAACCAGCCGATGATAAGAATATagagttattttattttagaatgGTAAAAGTGTCATTTACAACTCACCAACTCAACATCACCACCCGTTTGCTGTTGCAGGTCTGTAATGGCTGAATAACAACTCTTAAAATCTGAATGGcgtaataaataaaagtatgtTGGCAAATGCAGTTAATATTCAAGTCAATTGCACAAATAGCAGCAAAGTAAAAAGTCCCATAGAGTCCGTCAAACTGAACATAACGCAAGAATCAACCGAAATACTAAACTCTTCATCTGAATTAGAAGTTCAGCTCATGTGACATCTGATCTTTCAGTTGTTTAAttactggtgttttttttacagtaaacttcacatttattattaaacacacacacatttaatattaaacacacacacactcatccattTCCGCACAGCTCCCAAGCTCTGTACATCCGCCTCAGCCTTTGGAGGTTGGGTCTTTGTGATTCCTGTGGACACGAGGATGCCTAGTCAGCAGAAGACGCAGCCTTGGACGCTACAATGAGCTGAAGACGCTACTGTACCTTCTGGTCTTTGTCCAAATGGAGGATGTCGACTAGGGGGGCGATGGAAGGACGGCCGTGGGCACACTGGAAGGGCAGCTGGCAGGAGGACAGCGATGCTACTAGGCTGAAGCATTCATCTCTGCTCAGGCTGTGATTGAATTTAATAGCACCTGTTTAATGGGTTCATTGAATCGGTGATTAGTACAACGTGTTCAAGGTGATTTATTCAGGAACTAGACTGAACGTGCACCCGTACCATGGCATGCTAGGGAGGCTAACACGTTGAGGACGGCGAGGGGCAAAGTTCCTCCCACTCTACCGGCGgagtgcagcagctggaacaaaGGCGGAACGATGTGATTGGTTGCACTCTGTTACTGGATGAGACAGTTTCACCGtcacagagaagcaggaagacGCTTCCACACTTACTTCAATCTGCTCCTGCAGATAAACCTAAAAAGAGAAGTGATAAATGGACTTTAAAACCACCAACGGCTAATTGAGTGACACAGTACAGGCTCTAAGTCTCACCTCCACCAGAGGCCTGATGACAGAGGCTCGGCCTCGTCTGACCTCATTACGCTCCTTCTCCATGAAGCACAGCGGCACTTTCCCTACAAGAACCTGTGGATCTGCTGCGTGTGAGAACTTCACGTCCAGGCCCAAACTCCTCAAATGGGCCTGACGAGACCTGCAGGATGATCAGCACATATATAACTCAGATAACTCAGTCACTCAGGTAACAGCAGTAACGTGAGTGATAGTGTACAAAACAGGCAAGGTTTAGGAAACgtagaaacaaagacagtgtGATGCTCAAACATAAGTAAACCCAGTCTGCTACACACTGAAgcagccgcagctcctcctctgtgacgcTGATCACAAGCGGTGGCGAGATGGTTGAGGAGCACAAGCGTCTCTCCCCTGGAGCTTCAGGGTCGTCTTCATAGGAATCTGCAGCAGAACACACGGGGTCACAACAACAGCACTGCTGCTCAGCGTCTGAgtgtttgtctttcagctttACCTGCAACTAGACCTTCAAGTCGAACTCTCTCGTGTGCAGCATGTTGATCCACCAAAACCAAAAGGTTTCCTGGCAAAATGCACAAATGTGAGAAAAGAAGccagacaaacaacaaatgatACTTTGTGCTCCCTCAAACCTTCAGCGTTTGCTGCCGGTTCGTCATCTCTTGTATTTATGAGGCAAGCGAGGAACTTTTTATCCACTTGATGAATCACCTGCCGGGTAATTACATAAGTATGAAAAGGATATTCTTAAAGTATTAAACAGTCACTgctttaaacaaagcaaatgcacCTTCATTGTGTGAATCATGGCCTTAGAGAAGCGATATGGAAACAGGACGTTGTGGATCTTTACAGCCAGTCCATCAGCTCGTCCACTCGATACGTCCACAGCAACCTGGTCACGGTGCATCAATCAACAGAAATTTAACTCAAATCTAAAGGTGTAACTGAACAATGAGGCTCGCTCACCGTAGGAGGTCGGACAAACACAGGATTATTCCATGTCGAGTACAGGGTGGAGAGTGAGTTGGTGCTTTGAAGACGACGGTCTGAGGGCGACAAGACACCGAGTTCTTCAGCTTGGATTGTTTTTAGTTATTAAACGATCATTAGAGTTCAGGCCCTGTcattctgttctgtctgtgagGTACCTCTGTCATCTCTCCCTGAACTAATGACTCTTTCTGTCCTGGACTTAGACAGGAAGGGCAACACTAGCTCCACCTGAAACGGGTAACACCTGTGCTCCACTCCTGCAGTTCAAGGAACAGGACGTAAGGAACTAGAAGCACTTGAACTAACACTGATGACCGACTTTAACAACTTCATATGAGCGACTGTGGCAGTTATAGTATTTGTGCTTATACCTCTATTTCTATAACTCACCCATGTTGTTGACAACACTGACTGCCATGTTAGTCACATCAGATATACAACGCAATTGTGTTTCTTCAGTAGATGGTTCGTCATATTTGCTGAGTCCGGTTAATCTGTTGACGTAAACCGTCTTTCCCACAGAGGTGTCGTAGTGATGAAGCCAGTCACCAGATGCtggatcctcctcctcatcgtccaGCGTCGTACTCCAACCGGAGACTGGCTCAGGACCCAGCGCAGCGTCTGGAGGAGCCTCGTTGTTATTTCTGTCTTGAAGGCTGTTATTACCGTCATTGAGACACGTGTCGTCCTCTGAGGCGCTGCTGGACAGATGTGGTACCACATCTGACTCCGTCCTGTCCTGCTTTAGGGAGCAAAGTTTAGCTGCCAAAGACCCTTTGCATCTGACCTGAGCTGAGTTCTGTCGTAGCCCAGTGAAAGCAGAGCGGCCCGGAGGACGTGGGGGAACAGAACACGCCTTGTTAATGTTAACATCATCTGGATGCATCTGGGGAGGTTCCGCACTGTTCCATAAACCAGCTCCCAGCGAGGAGGATTTCATCTCCGCTGGTTTAACGAACACTCTTCTAAACTTGTCAAGAGATCCAGGCTCGTTACCTAAAGACAACTTCTGACAAGATGGAATTCTGGGAATATTTGAGGGAACACTAGAAACAAGGCAAACCTTCGCCTCTGGCCCTGCTCCCAGTGAGATTTTACGTTTTGGTGCTAAGAATCCCGCCTCAAAGTTCTGTGATGCTTTTTTCTGCTGAAAGCTTGATCCATCTTGATGAATCTTGATGTGAGACCTTTGCTGACATTTAAGACTTTCGTGATGATACGGATCAGATAGGCTGATCTTTTTGTAACCTCCTAACGTCTGTCCgtgacctcctgcagctgcacagggcTGTATTTGCTCAGGTGTGTTTAACTCAGACGGAACCTGTTGAGTATTGTTCaaatgtgtctctgctgcttttaaaggtTGTTCACTTTCTGTCTGTCCAACCCAACTTGACATACATGAACTCTGACAGACGTCTCCAGCTTTAGTTACTGATGGCTCCTCTTCTTCAGTAATGTTCTTATCTCCACATTCTTTGTTTACGTGTCCCTCACTGTTTATAGTTTTCAGCTGAGTAAATCTTTTTTCTTCCAGGTTGTCAGACTCTTTGTTGAATCCAGTCAGATCAGATTCTTGGCAAACACTGCTTTTATATACACTATCACCCATGTGCGTACGATGAACCAACTCAGAGGCCAGTTTTATTCCAACAGTGCAGTCTTGTGTAGAAGTGCTGCTAGTCGCATGGTCACCTGTatctccctcctgctctccaTTGTTGGAGACAAACAATTTTGGGGATGCGTAGTCATAATCCTCCTGAGAGATCACAGCGATCAAGTTCTCCCGGCTCAGGAAcgctttcactgcctcctcaaCGCACAGCAAAACGCCGTCCCAGTCTTTGAATTCTATTAAGCTCTTGGCCGGCTCCAGACAGATGTCGTACTCTGAATAGGAGCATTTGATATTGATGACATAGACTGCGTGGAGCTCTTGGCGGCGTTTGTGCTTTGGGCTGCTGATGCCACTCGGCCCTTCTGGACTCTCGTGCTTCTGATTTGAGGTGCTCAGTCTGCGCAGGAGGACATTCAGCAGCTTGTGGATCCGGGTTCTCAGCAGCAGCCGGTCGTTCACATACAGAAACTGTAAGCTGCTGTTGTAGTGTCCCTCTCTGCCGATAAAACCAACCACTTCAAACTGTCCGTGTGAGTAGCTGACCTCTCCTAATTTCTGCGCTCGTCCCAGGCTGTGAATCTGCACGAACCTGTGGTACGTGTCTCTGGCTTTGGGCAGCTGCACCAGCATGGCTCCTGTACAGTCATTCTTCAGGGTAAAAGACACAGAGGGATGCATCAAGGAAACCGCTTCCACTCGGTGCCTGATCCGCTCCCCCTCCAGAACGGGGTCCACCCTCTTCCTCCGGACCGGCATGTTGTGGAAGAAGTTACAAACGAGCACAGTCGTCCCCGCAGACGGTCGGGCGGTGTCTGCTTCAAATGCGTCCAAGCTCTTTCCGTCTTTGAAGAGTTTCACGTGCGTTTTCCCTGCTGATCGGGAGCGCGATGAGATTTCAACGAGCGTGGCCAGAGACACAATACTCGCCAGGGCTTCTCCTCTGTAGCCGTACCACCGGAGGTCGTCCAGGTCCTCCA
Above is a window of Betta splendens chromosome 22, fBetSpl5.4, whole genome shotgun sequence DNA encoding:
- the mlh3 gene encoding DNA mismatch repair protein Mlh3 isoform X2 is translated as MIKCLPKEVQGKLRSGVAIPSLQQCVEELILNSIDAGATCVGVRMDMDAFKVQVIDNGSGISAGDMECVGSRHYTSKCSCVEDLDDLRWYGYRGEALASIVSLATLVEISSRSRSAGKTHVKLFKDGKSLDAFEADTARPSAGTTVLVCNFFHNMPVRRKRVDPVLEGERIRHRVEAVSLMHPSVSFTLKNDCTGAMLVQLPKARDTYHRFVQIHSLGRAQKLGEVSYSHGQFEVVGFIGREGHYNSSLQFLYVNDRLLLRTRIHKLLNVLLRRLSTSNQKHESPEGPSGISSPKHKRRQELHAVYVINIKCSYSEYDICLEPAKSLIEFKDWDGVLLCVEEAVKAFLSRENLIAVISQEDYDYASPKLFVSNNGEQEGDTGDHATSSTSTQDCTVGIKLASELVHRTHMGDSVYKSSVCQESDLTGFNKESDNLEEKRFTQLKTINSEGHVNKECGDKNITEEEEPSVTKAGDVCQSSCMSSWVGQTESEQPLKAAETHLNNTQQVPSELNTPEQIQPCAAAGGHGQTLGGYKKISLSDPYHHESLKCQQRSHIKIHQDGSSFQQKKASQNFEAGFLAPKRKISLGAGPEAKVCLVSSVPSNIPRIPSCQKLSLGNEPGSLDKFRRVFVKPAEMKSSSLGAGLWNSAEPPQMHPDDVNINKACSVPPRPPGRSAFTGLRQNSAQVRCKGSLAAKLCSLKQDRTESDVVPHLSSSASEDDTCLNDGNNSLQDRNNNEAPPDAALGPEPVSGWSTTLDDEEEDPASGDWLHHYDTSVGKTVYVNRLTGLSKYDEPSTEETQLRCISDVTNMAVSVVNNMDRRLQSTNSLSTLYSTWNNPVFVRPPTVAVDVSSGRADGLAVKIHNVLFPYRFSKAMIHTMKVIHQVDKKFLACLINTRDDEPAANAEGNLLVLVDQHAAHERVRLEGLVADSYEDDPEAPGERRLCSSTISPPLVISVTEEELRLLQSRQAHLRSLGLDVKFSHAADPQVLVGKVPLCFMEKERNEVRRGRASVIRPLVEVYLQEQIELLHSAGRVGGTLPLAVLNVLASLACHGAIKFNHSLSRDECFSLVASLSSCQLPFQCAHGRPSIAPLVDILHLDKDQKESQRPNLQRLRRMYRAWELCGNG
- the mlh3 gene encoding DNA mismatch repair protein Mlh3 isoform X1, with the translated sequence MIKCLPKEVQGKLRSGVAIPSLQQCVEELILNSIDAGATCVGVRMDMDAFKVQVIDNGSGISAGDMECVGSRHYTSKCSCVEDLDDLRWYGYRGEALASIVSLATLVEISSRSRSAGKTHVKLFKDGKSLDAFEADTARPSAGTTVLVCNFFHNMPVRRKRVDPVLEGERIRHRVEAVSLMHPSVSFTLKNDCTGAMLVQLPKARDTYHRFVQIHSLGRAQKLGEVSYSHGQFEVVGFIGREGHYNSSLQFLYVNDRLLLRTRIHKLLNVLLRRLSTSNQKHESPEGPSGISSPKHKRRQELHAVYVINIKCSYSEYDICLEPAKSLIEFKDWDGVLLCVEEAVKAFLSRENLIAVISQEDYDYASPKLFVSNNGEQEGDTGDHATSSTSTQDCTVGIKLASELVHRTHMGDSVYKSSVCQESDLTGFNKESDNLEEKRFTQLKTINSEGHVNKECGDKNITEEEEPSVTKAGDVCQSSCMSSWVGQTESEQPLKAAETHLNNTQQVPSELNTPEQIQPCAAAGGHGQTLGGYKKISLSDPYHHESLKCQQRSHIKIHQDGSSFQQKKASQNFEAGFLAPKRKISLGAGPEAKVCLVSSVPSNIPRIPSCQKLSLGNEPGSLDKFRRVFVKPAEMKSSSLGAGLWNSAEPPQMHPDDVNINKACSVPPRPPGRSAFTGLRQNSAQVRCKGSLAAKLCSLKQDRTESDVVPHLSSSASEDDTCLNDGNNSLQDRNNNEAPPDAALGPEPVSGWSTTLDDEEEDPASGDWLHHYDTSVGKTVYVNRLTGLSKYDEPSTEETQLRCISDVTNMAVSVVNNMGVEHRCYPFQVELVLPFLSKSRTERVISSGRDDRDRRLQSTNSLSTLYSTWNNPVFVRPPTVAVDVSSGRADGLAVKIHNVLFPYRFSKAMIHTMKVIHQVDKKFLACLINTRDDEPAANAEGNLLVLVDQHAAHERVRLEGLVADSYEDDPEAPGERRLCSSTISPPLVISVTEEELRLLQSRQAHLRSLGLDVKFSHAADPQVLVGKVPLCFMEKERNEVRRGRASVIRPLVEVYLQEQIELLHSAGRVGGTLPLAVLNVLASLACHGAIKFNHSLSRDECFSLVASLSSCQLPFQCAHGRPSIAPLVDILHLDKDQKESQRPNLQRLRRMYRAWELCGNG